The following proteins are co-located in the Plasmodium brasilianum strain Bolivian I chromosome 11, whole genome shotgun sequence genome:
- a CDS encoding tetratricopeptide repeat protein: MGGSASKNMEYYNYASMKLLDSERLETEEEIYFKESDIQLIVKKAREIRNCSYNDSLDLYLKALKILKKMKDSNAKIYKNIVEFELRPQEIVQNNSVNSNWKGNNNEETCTDYPSSNYHNDENKNVTINKKIASVYNEIADLCCIHDFIDKSLFYYDKAISYNPSKIEYIYKKGVLYQQMNDTEKAINTFKLILSSDPNNIPTLFSLGNLYRYIDSNIALSHFEAILKKEPNNTEVLSLIASCYDDLGRINEAITFQNKAVQINPDNFNHKKFAQKLIEMKLQH; encoded by the coding sequence ATGGGAGGGTCTGCCAGCAAAAATATGGAGTATTATAATTACGCGAGTATGAAACTACTCGATTCAGAAAGATTAGAAACTGAAGAAgagatatattttaaagaaagtGATATACAACTGATTGTTAAAAAAGCAAGAGAGATACGGAATTGTAGTTATAATGACTCCTTAGATTTGTATTTGAAAgcattgaaaattttaaaaaaaatgaaagacagtaatgcaaaaatatataaaaatattgtagaaTTTGAATTAAGGCCGCAAGAAATAGTTCAAAATAATTCTGTGAATTCTAATTGGAAAGGAAACAATAATGAAGAAACATGTACAGACTATCCATCATCAAATTATCACAATGATGAGAATAAAAACGTtactataaataaaaaaattgcatcAGTGTATAATGAAATTGCGGATCTATGTTGTATACATGATTTTATAGATAAATCTTTATTCTATTATGACAAGGCTATTTCTTACAATCCATCcaaaattgaatatatatataaaaaaggagttTTATATCAACAAATGAATGATACAGAAAAAgctataaatacatttaaactAATTCTTTCCTCGGATCCGAATAATATACCTACCTTGTTCTCTTTAGGTAAtctatatagatatattgaTAGCAATATTGCCCTATCGCATTTTGAAGCAATACTTAAAAAGGAACCAAATAATACGGAAGTATTATCTTTAATTGCATCTTGTTATGATGACCTTGGTAGGATAAATGAAGCTATCACTTTCCAGAATAAGGCTGTGCAGATAAACCCGGACAACTTCAATCATAAGAAGTTTGCGCAGAAGCTTATAGAGATGAAGTTGCAGCATTGA
- a CDS encoding ATP-dependent RNA helicase HAS1, whose amino-acid sequence MIDIHKGKIKKEESNERNCHSDTTRNDAIGCLNNANHDDKNEEDVLRKGGKMSTAKEKKTKKNKKNKKNKKNEKNKKNEKYEKNEKNEKNEKNEKNKKNKKNKINIENIEKEKNEKSREKQKAENKKKESQNKNEFKKIRRSDNTNKQETDYTKQHQNSTCDIYGESLSDEDKIVVPSSDISSTECGGCTEVSALTAVGSELEVNSVKGMASEDPINGDNDANKAGEVIKADESNVPNAPNELNKPNELNKPNELNKPNELNKPDELDKPHEPDGSVESGAVPAKENFYSETKFEDLNICDALKKGLKELNFVTLTEIQAKCIPPFLNGKDILGAAKTGSGKTLAFLIPSVNILYNIKFLPKNGTGVLIISPTRELCLQIFQVCKELCKYIPQTNGIIIGGMSRNEEKKKFIHGLNILIATPGRLLDHMQNTKEFIYKNLICLIIDEADRLLQIGFEEEINLIIKRLPKKRQTALFSATQTTKVESLIRLSLQKPIFIEVTTKIATVERLHQGYALVDEDKRFLLLFTFLKKNKSKKIMVFFNNCMSVQFYNDLLNYIDIPTYCIHGKKKQNKRLKSFNEFSSSKSGILLCTNVAARGLDIPNVNYIIQYDPPDDSKEYIHRVGRTCRGKDSTGSAIIFLMKHELKFLNYLKFYNIPINQFDYDSSKLINVQSHIQSIVTKNLHLYKMAREAFKSYLNGYITYALKDVFDVNNLNLLLTSKNFGLDVPPKVDLNLKLNIKKRKFK is encoded by the exons ATGATTGATATCCACAAaggcaaaataaaaaaggaagaatcAAATGAGCGTAACTGCCATAGTGATACCACACGAAATGATGCGATTGGCTGTTTGAATAATGCTAATCATGATGATAAAAACGAAGAAGACGTTTTAAGAAAAGGGGGGAAAATGAGTACAgcaaaggagaaaaaaacaaaaaaaaataaaaaaaacaagaaaaacaaaaaaaacgaaaaaaacaaaaaaaacgaaaaatacgagaaaaacgaaaaaaacgagaaaaacgaaaaaaacgaaaaaaataagaaaaataagaaaaataagataaacaTTGAAAAcatagaaaaggaaaaaaacgaaaaaagcagagaaaaacaaaaagcagaaaataaaaaaaaggagagtCAAAATAAGAATGAGTTTAAAAAGATTAGAAGGAGTGATAATACAAATAAGCAAGAAACAGATTATACAAAACAACATCAGAACAGCACTTGTGATATTTATGGCGAATCGTTAAGTGATGAAGACAAAATTGTTGTACCTAGCTCAGATATTAGCTCAACGGAATGTGGAGGTTGTACTGAAGTTAGTGCACTGACGGCTGTAGGAAGCGAGTTAGAAGTCAACTCGGTGAAAGGAATGGCAAGTGAAGACCCCATAAATGGCGATAATGACGCAAACAAAGCGGGTGAAGTGATTAAAGCGGACGAATCAAATGTACCAAATGCACCGAATGAACTGAATAAACCGAATGAACTGAATAAACCGAATGAACTGAATAAACCGAATGAACTGAATAAACCGGATGAACTGGATAAGCCGCACGAACCTGACGGTAGTGTCGAGTCAGGCGCGGTGCCCGCGAAAGAGAACTTCTACAGCGAAACCAAGTTTGAAGACTTGAACATTTGCGatgctttaaaaaaaggattaaAGGAATTAAATTTCGTAACCTTAACAGAAATCCAAGCAAAATGTATCCctccttttttaaatggTAAGGACATATTAGGAGCAGCCAAAACGGGGTCAGGTAAAACATTAGCTTTTCTTATACCATCAgttaacattttatataatataaaatttttaccgAAGAATGGAACAGgtgtattaataatttcacCAACAAGAGAATTGTGTCTTCAAATATTTCAAGTATGCAAAGagttatgtaaatatatacctCAAACGAATGGTATTATTATTGGTGGGATGAGtagaaatgaagaaaaaaaaaaatttattcatggattaaatattttaattgcaACTCCAGGAAGACTATTAGATCATATGCAAAATACGAaggaatttatttataaaaatttaatttgtttaattatagATGAAGCTGATCGCTTATTACAAATAGGGTTTGAAGaagaaattaatttaattataaaaagactaccaaaaaaaagacaaaccGCTTTATTTTCAGCTACACAAACAACAAAGGTAGAAAGCCTTATTAGACTTTCTTTACAAAAACCAATATTTATAGAAGTAACTACAAAGATTGCAACAGTTGAACGATTGCATCAAGGATATGCTTTAGTAGATGAGGATAAAAGATTTctcttattatttacatttttaaaaaaaaataaatcaaaaaaaattatggtttttttcaataattgTATGTCTGTTCAATTTTATaatgatttattaaattatatcgATATACCTACTTATTGTATTcatgggaaaaaaaagcagAATAAACGATTGAAAAGTTTTAATGAATTTTCTTCCTCCAAAAGtggtattttattatgtacaaATGTAGCTGCAAGAGGATTAGACATTCCAAATGTTAATTACATTATTCAGTATGATCCACCAGATGAttcaaaagaatatatacacaGAGTTGGTAGGACATGTAGAGGTAAGGATTCCACTGGTTCTgctattatatttcttatgaaacacgaattaaaatttttaaactatttgaaattttataatattccaATAAATCAGTTTGACTATGACTCCAGCAAACTTATAAACGTACAATCGCATATTCAATCCATTGTTAccaaaaatttacatttgtaTAAAATGGCTAGGGAGGCCTTCAAatcatatttaaat GGATACATTACCTATGCGCTGAAAGACGTCTTCGATGTGAACAATCTGAACTTGCTGTTAACTTCGAAAAATTTTGGCTTGGACGTTCCTCCAAAAGttgatttaaatttaaaattaaacatCAAAAAGAGGAAGTTTAAATAG